In Planctomycetaceae bacterium, the sequence CGGCTACATTTCCAGTGGTACCGGCGTTAGACTGCTGCAAGATCTTTCGGGGACCTGGCGTCGCTGCGAGTCTCCGAAGCCAGCAGACCGACGATTTCCGGGACAGTTCTGACACCTATGGAGACGTTCATTCAACCGATGTTGCTTGCGGCGGGAGAACACTCAGCCGGGGCATCGTCTGCCGCCGGTGATTTGCTGCAGGTCACCATCGCTCTGATCCTGGTGGCAGTCAACGGGTTCTTTGTCGCCGCCGAGTTTGCACTCGTCAAAGTGCGAGGCAGCCAGATTCAGGAAATGGTGCGGCAGGAACGGCCGTTTTCCGGAACGGCTCAGTGGCTGGTGGAACGGCTCGACGGATCGCTTTCCGCCTGCCAGCTCGGCATCACGATGGCCTCACTCGCGCTGGGCTGGGTGGGCGAACCGGCGTTTGCCCGCCTGCTGGCGCCGGTGTTCCGCGCGGTGGGAATCACGTCCGAAACCGCCGTCCACACCATCGCGTTTATCGTCGCGTTCACGGCGATCACCGGGCTGCACCTAGTGATCGGCGAACAGGCGCCGAAGATCTTTGCGATTCGCCGGTCGGAGCAGATGGTGCTGTGGTGCGCAGTGCCGATGAAGCTGTTCTACATCTTTTCGTATCCGCTGCTGGTCAGTCTGAACTGGACAACGTCGCTGATCCTTGCACGCTTCGGTATCCATGGCGCCGGTGGACACAGTACTCCTCACAGCGAAGACGAAATTCGGGCGCTGATCCGGGAAGCTCACATTCACGGCGACGTCACGCGTCATGAACACCACTTGCTGAACGCCGTGTTTGAATTTGACGACATGATCTGCCGGAAGGTCATGGTCCCCCGTGTTGATGTGGAATGGCTGGACGTTTCGCAGTCGCTGGACGACTGCATCGAAAAGGCGCGCCGCAGTCGTCACACTCGGTTCCCGCTGTGTGAAGGATCGCTGGACAAGGTCGTGGGAGTCGTCCACATCAAGGATCTGATTGGTCTGACAGCCGACG encodes:
- a CDS encoding hemolysin family protein, which translates into the protein METFIQPMLLAAGEHSAGASSAAGDLLQVTIALILVAVNGFFVAAEFALVKVRGSQIQEMVRQERPFSGTAQWLVERLDGSLSACQLGITMASLALGWVGEPAFARLLAPVFRAVGITSETAVHTIAFIVAFTAITGLHLVIGEQAPKIFAIRRSEQMVLWCAVPMKLFYIFSYPLLVSLNWTTSLILARFGIHGAGGHSTPHSEDEIRALIREAHIHGDVTRHEHHLLNAVFEFDDMICRKVMVPRVDVEWLDVSQSLDDCIEKARRSRHTRFPLCEGSLDKVVGVVHIKDLIGLTADDDIDLKSLRRPPKHVPETIPISRLLQHFQATRQHLAFVVDEYGSVSGIVTLENVLEQIVGSVEDEFDMETPDIVPDGPGQFIVHGSTAIEKLQTVLNLNLDDEDVDTFSGYLMARAGQIPEAGAKIEFHGATAEILEVRHARAERVRVTLPDQAAGHSTAAEVDDSRDDSEHR